In Paraburkholderia bryophila, a single genomic region encodes these proteins:
- a CDS encoding LacI family DNA-binding transcriptional regulator translates to MTPTIKDVAAHAGFSIATVSRAINAPHTVNPVTLDKVRQSIDALNFRPSPLGRQLRGERTRLIGVILPTLANPVFAECLQGIDELASAQGYRLMLMTTQYDADRERHAIETLREHRVEGLILTVSDADTHPLLDELDRDGLLYVLMHNDTVRRPSVSVDNRLAAYDGVRMLIAHGHRRILMLAGSLAASDRARQRHLGYSQAMQQAGLTPAPALEVDFNADELSPSVLAHLTSGPNRPSALFCSNDLLAMVVMRGLRRARLQIPHDMSILGFDGLAVGDLLSPPLASICAPNREIGCAAWERLLARVGGAYEALNETSLTLTLPHSLRQGATIAAISNRDATSSPHASAATAEKPFA, encoded by the coding sequence ATGACCCCGACGATCAAAGATGTCGCCGCGCACGCTGGCTTCTCCATCGCCACGGTCTCGCGCGCGATCAACGCGCCGCACACCGTGAATCCCGTCACGCTCGACAAAGTGCGTCAATCGATCGACGCCCTCAACTTCCGCCCCAGCCCGCTGGGCCGGCAACTGCGTGGCGAGCGCACGCGTCTGATCGGCGTGATTCTGCCGACGCTCGCCAATCCCGTGTTCGCCGAATGCCTGCAGGGCATCGACGAACTCGCGTCGGCGCAGGGCTACCGGCTCATGCTGATGACCACGCAGTACGACGCCGACCGCGAACGCCACGCGATCGAAACGCTGCGCGAACATCGCGTGGAAGGCCTGATCCTGACGGTGTCCGACGCCGACACGCACCCGCTGCTCGACGAACTCGACCGCGACGGCCTGCTCTACGTGCTGATGCATAACGACACGGTGCGCCGTCCGTCGGTGTCGGTCGACAACCGTCTCGCCGCTTACGACGGCGTACGCATGCTGATCGCTCACGGCCACCGCCGCATCCTGATGCTGGCCGGTTCGCTGGCCGCGTCCGACCGCGCGCGTCAACGGCATCTGGGCTACTCGCAAGCCATGCAGCAGGCCGGCCTCACCCCCGCGCCCGCGCTCGAAGTCGATTTCAACGCCGACGAACTGTCGCCGTCGGTGCTCGCGCATCTGACCAGCGGGCCGAATCGCCCGAGCGCGCTGTTCTGCAGCAACGACCTGCTCGCGATGGTGGTCATGCGCGGCCTGCGCCGCGCGCGTCTGCAGATTCCGCACGACATGTCGATTCTCGGCTTCGACGGCCTCGCCGTGGGCGATCTGCTGTCGCCGCCGCTCGCCAGCATCTGCGCGCCGAATCGCGAAATCGGCTGCGCGGCGTGGGAGCGCTTGCTGGCGCGCGTCGGCGGTGCGTACGAAGCGTTGAACGAAACCTCGCTGACGCTGACCTTGCCGCACAGCTTGCGCCAGGGCGCGACCATCGCGGCGATTTCGAATCGCGATGCCACGTCGTCGCCGCATGCATCGGCGGCCACCGCGGAAAAACCGTTCGCCTGA
- a CDS encoding DUF2778 domain-containing protein, whose translation MPASCYFTLNNQKVSALVCSGFGGVAAFSGNSQHIDNPSDTSVVGAGPIPKGRYYIITREPGGRLGRLRDFALDIWSKSERATWFALYGADGKIDDWTFVKGVRRGNFRLHPTGRWNVSDGCITLTSQAQFDRLRGYLLSQPATMIPGTDIPYYGTVEVR comes from the coding sequence ATGCCTGCATCCTGCTATTTCACGCTTAACAATCAGAAAGTGTCCGCTCTAGTCTGCTCTGGATTCGGAGGAGTGGCTGCGTTTTCAGGCAATAGTCAGCACATCGACAACCCCTCCGATACCTCGGTTGTCGGAGCAGGACCAATCCCGAAGGGACGCTACTACATCATCACGCGCGAACCCGGCGGCCGGCTCGGACGGCTGCGTGACTTCGCTCTCGATATCTGGTCTAAGAGTGAGCGTGCTACGTGGTTCGCGCTGTACGGCGCCGACGGCAAGATTGACGATTGGACGTTCGTGAAGGGCGTGCGGCGCGGCAACTTCCGCCTGCATCCCACCGGCCGCTGGAATGTCAGCGATGGATGTATCACGCTCACATCGCAGGCGCAGTTTGATCGCCTCCGAGGCTACCTGCTATCTCAACCGGCCACGATGATCCCCGGTACGGATATCCCGTACTACGGAACGGTGGAAGTGCGATGA